The Oncorhynchus tshawytscha isolate Ot180627B linkage group LG08, Otsh_v2.0, whole genome shotgun sequence genome window below encodes:
- the LOC112256508 gene encoding Krueppel-like factor 11 — MPSRKCSEFEVSCGAKGMVMDQCGSYLKRRRLDSKQSSPGCNLEYTDLEAAEALVCMSSWGQRRASPCKPRPLTPASDSCDSLLPQDPLEPPKDFVSLSSLCMTPPHSPSFAETSTTAIHTITSPLSRPSSSLSVRVCGVPQMPMASISESPTNGKTPPPPPCRAMATSVIRHTADTHLCQHIPAPPTKQHRTSELMVCQQHTEKTEQSITPPSVSFTPNPALSSCKKEAVKTENEEPQAIHCKESLSHLHANTQPQNSLPTRLSPPPTSSPPIICQMFPVGNQSGMISAFIQGPVQTSRTPTSILPQSGPNGALQQPFLMSQAMPQGTVMLVLPQSQVSQAPHCSPQTVMTMGHTKLLPLAPAPVYVPTGPCGGTKIDFSRRRNYVCNFSGCRKTYFKSSHLKAHLRTHTGEKPFSCSWEGCDKKFARSDELSRHRRTHTGEKKFVCPVCDRRFMRSDHLTKHARRHMTTKKIPSWQAEVRSLNKMAFPKSPPSNPAPLSLSMLVPASI, encoded by the exons ATGCCTTCACGAAAATGTTCAGAATTTGAAGTCTCATGTGGG GCAAAAGGGATGGTGATGGACCAGTGTGGCTCCTATCTGAAGAGGAGAAGACTTGACAGTAAGCAGTCCTCCCCAGGCTGCAACCTGGAGTACACAGACCTGGAGGCTGCTGAGGCTCTGGTTTGCATGAGCTCCTGGGGCCAACGCCGCGCCAGCCCCTGCAAGCCCAGACCGCTTACCCCTGCCTCGGACTCCTGTGACTCCCTGCTGCCTCAGGACCCACTGGAGCCCCCAAAGGACTTTGTTTCGCTCTCCTCCTTG TGTATGACTCCCCCTCACAGCCCCAGCTTTGCTGAGACCTCTACCACTGCCATCCACACCATCACCTCCCCTCTGAGCCGGCCCAGCTCCAGCCTCTCTGTAAGGGTCTGTGGGGTCCCACAAATGCCCATGGCATCCATTTCGGAGTCCCCAACCAACGGAAAGACCCCACCACCGCCACCCTGCAGAGCCATGGCAACCAGTGTTATCCGCCACACCGCAGACACACACCTCTGCCAGCACATTCCAGCGCCCCCCACAAAGCAACACAGAACTTCCGAGCTGATGGTCTGTCAACAGCACACAGAAAAGACTGAACAGAGCATCACACCTCCATCGGTCTCCTTCACACCCaatcctgccctctcctcctgcAAGAAAGAGGCGGTCAAGACTGAGAACGAAGAGCCACAGGCTATCCACTGTAAGGAGAGCCTCTCCCACCTTCATGCTAACACCCAACCACAAAATAGCCTGCCTACACGCCTCTCCCCACCAcccacctccagccctccaaTCATCTGCCAGATGTTCCCGGTGGGTAACCAATCAGGGATGATCTCGGCGTTCATCCAGGGCCCGGTACAGACCTCGAGGACCCCCACATCCATCCTGCCCCAGTCTGGTCCTAACGGGGCACTGCAGCAGCCTTTCCTCATGAGCCAGGCTATGCCGCAGGGCACGGTGATGCTGGTTCTTCCCCAGTCCCAAGTCTCTCAGGCCCCCCACTGCTCTCCACAGACTGTCATGACCATGGGCCACACTAAGCTGCTACCTCTGGCCCCCGCCCCGGTCTACGTGCCCACCGGACCCTGCGGTGGCACCAAAATTGACTTCTCCCGCCGGAGGAACTATGTATGCAACTTCTCCGGGTGCAGGAAGACTTACTTCAAGAGCTCCCACCTCAAGGCACACCTCCGGACACACACAG gtGAGAAGCCCTTCAGTTGCAGTTGGGAGGGATGCGACAAGAAGTTTGCGCGCTCCGACGAGCTCTCGCGCCACCGGCGGACCCACACAGGCGAGAAAAAGTTTGTGTGCCCCGTGTGCGACAGGCGCTTCATGCGCAGCGACCACCTGACCAAACACGCCCGCCGTCACATGACCACCAAGAAGATCCCTTCCTGGCAGGCCGAGGTGCGCAGCCTCAACAAAATGGCCTTTCCCAAGTCGCCGCCGTCAAACCCCGCCCCACTCTCCCTCAGTATGCTGGTACCTGCCTCAATTTAG